A portion of the Betta splendens chromosome 2, fBetSpl5.4, whole genome shotgun sequence genome contains these proteins:
- the tubgcp3 gene encoding gamma-tubulin complex component 3 gives MATLDQKSPNVLLQSLCCRITGKSEAEVAHQFQYAVRVIGSNYAPTIERDEFLVSEKIKKELVKQRREADAALFSELHRKLQTQSVLKHRWSVLYLLLSLSEDPRKPSNRVGNHAALFAQPLPRDAHSTPFYCTRPQSLPLGYGDRTVGLSTSVGTSGISSMGVYTLNGPTPTPQSLLAGQPPLSAVGPGQSLGSRLAWTLPVSASPPSALAPAATRPLLGPQAPSPRVVRPRREGEAVGEVNEAALVRDILYIFQGIDGKFIKMNAQENCYKMDSKVVLCKSLRDTSSRLAELGWLHNKVRKYTDARSLDRAFGLVGQSFCASLHQELKEYYRLLSVLHSQLQVEDDQGVNMCTESSLTLRRLLVWMYDPKVRLKTLAALVDFCQGRKGGELASAVHAYGKTGDPQMRALVQHILSLVSHPILNFLYRWIYDGELEDTYHEFFVASDPNVKTDRLWHDKYSLRKSMIPTFIAMDQARKVLLIGKSINFLHQVCHDRTPPSKITPASKSADTPKDAAELLSDLEGAFQEKIDAAYFDTSKYLLDVLNRNYLLLEHLQAMRRYLLLGQGDFIRHLMDLLKPELARPATTLYQHNLTGILETAVRATNAQFDNAEILKRLDVRLLEVSPGDTGWDVFSLDYHVDGPIATVFTRECMGHYLRVFNFLWRAKRMEYTLTDIWKGQMCNAKLLKTMPELSGVLHQCHILASEMVHFIHQMQYYITFEVLECSWDELWNKVKQAQDLDHIIAAHEVFLDTIISRCLLDNNSRSLLNQLRAIFDQIIEFQNAQDTLYRSALEELSLRLQFEEKKQRREEEGQWGVTAEQEAEEKRRIQEFQESIPKMRAQLRILTHFYQSIVQQFLVLLMTSSDESLRFLSFRLDFNEHYRAREPRLRASLGATRGRRLSNI, from the exons ATGGCGACACTGGACCAGAAGTCGCCTAACGTGCTTCTccagagtctgtgctgcagaatAACGGGGAAGAGCGAAG CTGAAGTTGCTCATCAGTTCCAATATGCAGTCCGAGTCATTGGTAGCAACTACGCCCCCACAATCGAAAGGGATGAGTTCCTGGTGTCCGAGAAGATCAAGAAGGAAT TGGTAAAGCAAAGGAGAGAAGCAGATGCTGCTCTGTTCTCAGAGCTGCATAGGAAACTTCAGACACAG agcGTTCTGAAACATCGATGGTCTGTTCTCTACTTGCTGCTCAGCCTCTCTGAAGACCCGCGAAAACCATCCAACAGG GTTGGGAACCATGCAGCATTGTTTGCACAGCCCCTTCCCAGGGACGCCCACTCCACCCCATTCTACTGCACCCGACCCCAGAGCCTGCCCCTTGGCTATGGGGACAGGACAGTGGGCCTGTCAACCAGCGTGGGGACCAGCGGCATCTCCAGCATGGGCGTCTACACGCTCAACGGGCCCACGCCAACACCGCAGTCACTGCTGGCTGG tcaaCCCCCGCTGTCTGCAGTGGGACCGGGACAGTCTCTGGGCTCTCGACTTGCCTGGACACTTCCTGTAAGTGCATCCCCCCCCTCCGCTCTGGCACCAGCCGCCACGCGACCACTGCTTGGTCCTCAGGCTCCCTCACCCAGAGTCGTCCGCCCTCGGCGAGAGGGCGAAGCCGTTG GTGAGGTGAACGAAGCGGCTCTGGTGCGGGACATCCTCTACATCTTCCAGGGAATCGATGGCAAGTTCATCAAGATGAACGCTCAGGAGAACTGTTACAAGATGGACAGCAAG GTGGTGCTGTGCAAGTCCCTAAGGGACACCAGCAGCAGACTGGCTGAGCTCGGCTGGCTCCACAACAAAGTCAGGAAATACACCGATGCCAGAAGTCTGGACCGAGCCTTTGGGCTGGTCGGACAG AGCTTCTGTGCCTCGctccaccaggagctgaaggagtactacaggctgctgtctgtcctccactCGCAG TTGCAGGTGGAGGATGACCAGGGTGTGAACATGTGCACCGAGAGCAGCCTGACTCTCAGGAGGCTGTTGGTCTGGATGTACGACCCCAAAGTGCGCCTCAAGACGCTGGCTGCTCTCGTCGACTTCTGCCAAG gccGTAAGGGGGGCGAGCTGGCCTCGGCCGTCCACGCCTATGGGAAAACCGGAGACCCGCAGATGAGAGCGCTGGTCCAGCACATCCTCAGCCTGGTGTCGCACCCCATCCTCAACTTCCTCTACAGGTGGATCTACGACGGGGAGCTGGAGGACACGTACCACGAG TTCTTTGTGGCATCAGATCCCAACGTGAAGACTGATCGTCTGTGGCACGACAAGTATTCCCTCAGGAAGTCGATGATCCCCACGTTCATCGCTATGGACCAAGCCCGCAAG GTTCTACTGATTGGTAAATCCATCAACTTCCTGCATCAGGTTTGCCACGACAGAACGCCGCCGAGCAAAATCACACCAGCGTCCAAATCTGCTGACACGCCTAAAGATG ctgctgagctgctgtcagacctgGAGGGGGCCTTCCAGGAGAAGATCGATGCTGCCTACTTTGACACCAGCAAATACCTGCTGGACGTTCTGAACCGCAACTACCTGTTACTTGAGCACCTGCAGGCCATGAGGAGATACCTGCTGCTGGGCCAGGGAGACTTCATCAGACACCTCATGGACCTGCTTAA GCCGGAGTTGGCGCGTCCCGCCACCACTTTGTACCAGCACAACCTGACGGGGATCTTGGAGACGGCAGTCAGAGCCACCAACGCCCAGTTTGACAATGCCGAGATCCTCAAGCGGCTGGATGTTCGTCTGTTGGAG GTGTCTCCTGGGGACACAGGCTGGGATGTTTTCAGTCTAGACTACCACGTGGATGGACCCATTGCTACG GTCTTTACAAGGGAATGTATGGGCCACTACCTCCGCGTCTTCAATTTCTTGTGGAGGGCAAAGAGGATGGAATACACGCTGACTGACATCTGGAAGGGACAGATGTGCAATGCCAAGCTGCTCAAGACTATGCCTG AGCTGTCCGGCGTGTTGCATCAGTGTCACATCCTGGCCTCCGAGATGGTCCACTTCATCCACCAAATGCAGTACTACATCACCTTCGAG gtgctggAGTGCTCCTGGGACGAGCTGTGGAACAAAGTAAAGCAGGCTCAGGATCTGGACCACATTATTGCTGCTCACGAAGTCTTCCTGGACACGATCATTTCGAGATGTCTCCTGGACAATAACAGCAGG TCTCTGCTGAACCAGCTGAGAGCCATATTTGACCAGATCATCGAGTTTCAGAACGCCCAGGACACTCTGTACCGCTCGGCCCTGGAGGAGCTCAGCCTAAGACTGCAGTTTGAAGAGAAGAAGCagcggagagaggaggag GGTCAGTGGGGAGTGACGGccgaacaggaagcagaggagaagaggaggattcAGGAGTTCCAGGAAAGCATTCCTAAGATGCGCGCCCAGCTCCGTATCCTCACCCACTTCTACCAG aGCATTGTCCAGCAGttcctggtgctgctgatgacCAGTTCGGATGAGAGTCTGCGTTTCCTCAGCTTCAGACTGGACTTCAATGAACACTAcag GGCTAGAGAGCCGAGGCTGAGAGCTTCACTTGGTGCCACACGAGGCCGACGGCTGTCAAACATCTGA